A stretch of DNA from Echeneis naucrates chromosome 3, fEcheNa1.1, whole genome shotgun sequence:
TCCTCTTTGATTCCAGCtgtcatgctaagctaagctaactggcaGTCATTGTatcagctccatcttctccttcatccaaatatgacattttttgatgcactgacctttgacctgtatTGTTGActcattttgatttgatgactcagaaagaaaataaatctagATTTAGAGAAACCCTTATTGAACGATAAACTGAACTGTCTTTCCTCTTCATGTCCTGAATCTATGAAAATATGCGATCCATCCTCAACCTCAGCGTGATACTACTTTAAAATTGATTCCCTTTTTAAGCTGGCCTTCACTTTTcatttatcctttttatttttatttttttatttttttttaaacatctgcaCATTGCAGATATATTTACTGTTGGAAGAGTGCCTGTCTTGCATATGTAAAATTTCTTTCAGATTATATTATGaagagtaaatgtaaatgttcttGTTCTTATAAAATCAGACTTGAACTTGTCGTCTAAGTTCTTTAATTGTGCAGTTTCAAAAATACATCAATCCACCAGCAGAACATTGGGATGGTCCGTACTCATGAATCTGTTTCTGAAGATGGCTCAGAGTGGAGAGGAGCTGCAGGCAGGTGCAGGAGGCTCACAGTGCGGGCCCTGGCTCTTTGTAGCGACGCCCTGCAGGCAAACTGTCAGCGGCTGCAGAGCCTCTGTGGGTAGACTCAGGAACAGGAAGAGATGCAGACGATAAAGTCCATCGTTTGAAGTGGTTCAGCTCAGAGACTCAGACATGAAGGCTCATACGGCGTCTTTCTCACTGTGTCCTGCACGCACATCCTTCACTCACAACGCAGCCCTCAGAGAGATTTTGGTCCAATTTCTGATTATGTAATCTGCCTGTTTGACAGTCTGTGGCAGTGTGCAGAAAGCCAGGCTCCTCACCCAGTTTGTCCCATCTGGGATTTTAGGAATTATTTACATGTAAGCACTTcgtccatcatcatcatcctctatCGATGAAGGGAAGAGTCCAGGTTGGTGATCGTGCAGCTGAGTTTGAATGTCTGCGACCGTCCAAAGTCAAGTATTGAGCATGAGCTCTCCTTGTCCGGAGCCCCACTCTACAGAATCCACTTCCCCGCTGGACTGAGGAGGACCTTCCAGAGAGATCGTCCTCCGCTCCCCAAACACCTTCTCCTGCAACTCAATGATGTCGTTGCGGATGTCGGCCATCATGAGCAGAAGGAAGTCGAAAGAGCCGGGTGGTCCCTGAACACAGAAGGGAAATGGTTAAAAGAGCCgacttttattttccactttgaTGTTTGATGGTTTCCCTCCACACGCATGTGGTGCACTTATTGCACTAATGTTACCAATATCTACAAcccaacaaaacattttcagcatatCCTAAAATAGATCAGCAAATCATCCAAAATTGAGATGATGATACAGAGACAACAAACCTTTTGAGTTTGTTGATTATtcctgaaaatattaaatataaaatatgtgaaGTAAACTTACAGGTGGCCCCCTCTGACCCGGAGGTCCTCTGTCACCCTGCAACAGAGAAACAGCACAAATGACACAACGGACCTACAGTGAGACACGGTGTggatcagagctgctgctgtttggatgtttcctgctccaacacacctgactAAGAAGATCAGCTCGTCATCCAGCTCTGCTGAGCAGCcgctcatttgaatcaggtgtgttggagcagggcaGCAGCTCTGGAGACCCCGAGTGTGGAGCATGATGTACGCACAAACCACCAACAGAGAAACAGGCATCTCTGCCTGATCCTGTAAGCCGCGTTTGTCCCTTCAGTGTAATTTAAACTGGCGACACCGGGTGgcgacaaacacaaacacacaccaagtgAAGAAAGTAAAGAGGTTATAATGACCTTCACCCCGTCTCTTCCTGCGGCCCCTGGCGGTCCCTGCGTGGAAGAACAGACATGGACATGAGGTGACCTGCAACCTTttagacaacaacaacacctgcAGACTGCAAAGAGAGACTCACAATCAGGTGTCACAGTAACACAACAAGGAGAAATAAGACCAGTGAGTGAACCTGAGGACCATCAATCAGAGCATGTCTGGTCCTGACCAAGGTCTGATCAATAACACAACTGCTGCCTGACTTCCATTTGGTGACAGCAGTTTAAACTCTTtaaaaaatcacaacagcacGGTGTCATACGCAACGTGACTGTGCAGTCGGCACATAATTGTTTGGAGGAAAGAGATCAGCTTTGATTTATTGATCAGCAGGCCAGAGGGCTCCAAAGTAAAACACTGTCATAACACAATGAAGTGAATGTTTACAGCCATTCATctccacaacacaaatgtgATTATGCTGGATTTTGTTTGTCATGATAGGAAAAATAAATCCTTGTTTcatgatttgttgttttgtgacagtttgtttctttttttcactgtgttgaTCTGGACTAGAGGATCTTGTGGTGAGCCCTGAATCCCAGATCCTGGAGGTTTTCCTTACCACTGGGCCCCTGCGTCCTCTCTTCATATGTTTGTGGTCAGGCTCTGGACCCATCGGTCCCATGTCCCCCCGAGGGCCCCGAGGACCGGGTGGGCCCCTCTCCCCTGGGTCGCCTCTCCTTCCTGGCTCTCCGGGGTGTCCTGTGGGGGGCAGACGGTTCAGGTGGAGATCATTATaatacacagcaacacagttTCATATGAGGAAACATTGCTGCTCACCTTAACGTTGAATCAAACTTAAACTAGCTAAATTAGCTGAGCAGCTTttctggttgttgttttcttccttcgtctttttgtttttggtatttGAAAATGGTGATATGATGATTGtacacatttcatttgtctcAGCCTTACCTGGTACCCCAGGAGGTCCTGGGGGGCCGGGGAGAccagacagacagggaccatCAGGgctttttcctcccctccccagAGAAGGCTTGTCGCTGCTGTTAGCCAGACCAGGTACCTGCAGACCgtaatgtgatgatgatgatgatgatagctGTTTCTGGAGCCAAAACAATTTAATTCAGGCGTGTACAGAGTGACTTGCCTGGTTTGGTGACTGCGTGTTGCCCATCCTCAGTTTGAGCTGCAGTAAACTGTTTTTCATGTTCATAAAATCCTGGCAGGTGAACGAGCAGGTGCCAGAACTCATCAGGGTGTCGGACTTCCCCGACGAACTCACTGCAGGATgaatcatttacatttaaacaccTTTTTCCTCCAGACTCAGACAGGACGTCCCATAAATCAGGGGCTGacagcaggaagcagaaacTCACAGTTGTGCACGGGGATGCAGGAGTGCTGGTCGGGCGCCAGGATGAAGCCGGAGCGACAGCGACACAGGAAGCTGCCCATCGTGTTCACACACTCGTGGTCGCACACGATGCCTCCTGAGTGCTCACACTCATCGATGTCTGCGTGGGGTGAAGTTTAGAGGTTTCTATAATGATGGACTCATGTGGTGACGTAGGAAACAGGTTTGGATTCATCTTTTGGGAATTGTTCAGGCCTTTGTGTAACCTTTAAGCTCTCGCAGGTGGTCTTGTTGTTTCCTACTTTTACTGTtttagtgtgtctttgtgcatctTGATATCTGCTCCCTGTAATTATATTGAGgtgtattgttttattgttttgtcttgCTGCTGTAAATCCACCTCATTCATATCTTGATCAGATTTGTCACTTTTATCCTCCCAGGACTTTGTCATCAAAACAACAATGCTAACTTTTTCTCTACAAGGGCCTGGCGTCCACATATGAGGCCGTTGTACTTCCACTTAGTGGTGGCAGAAGAGTATAATACATTACAGGTTAGATTCAAGATGACCGACAACACACCGGAAAGAGAAGGTAAAAATGCATGTCATGCAAGAGTTTTGTTCTTCAGAGGTTAAAGGTGCCATTCAAACTTTACTTTTCATAAGATCATTACTTTACATCAGGTTCCGCTGCAGTTCCTGCTGGTTTAGGCAGATTTCAAAAGAATTTAGAAATTAATTGGATAGATTGGGAAGCACGGCAGCAACGTGGTCAGCTCTGTGGCCCCACAGCAAGGAGGTCCTGGTCGggttccaggcctggggcctccagACCACTCTAaactgagtggttgttggtctctgtctgcagacctgtccggggtgagctgggattggatccagaaccccccgtgacccggaaacagatcagaggtagaagatgaaggaatgaatcTGAAGCTAAAGAAGCAGCAGGACTTTGCTGCTGCTAACAACAATACTGCTGTTGTGTAACGAGGCAAAAgggttgttgtgtgtttgcagaacCTCTTCAGAGTAAACTCAGATTACAGTCCAGAAAATCTGGAGACATGCAAAGCAGTAACAGACAGTGGAGGTGGGAGGGGTGCTGACCCAGACAGTAAGGAGATTTGTGGTTGCGGTGTCGGTCTCGGTCGAAGCGATAGCCGGGGTAACATGTGCAGACTACTCGTCCAAAGTTGTCGGTGCACTGCTGCTCGCAGGGGGAGGCAGCACAGACATCCACGCCtacagacggagagagagacGGCAGAACATGTTGAAGTTATTCAGGATCGCCGtctgaaaaccaaaacacagcTGTAATCAGCCATGAACATTACTGCTCTTTATTACCACCACCTCCCTTCAGTCATAAAGCCCCCACACCCACAGGTGGGAACTGACCGGTAAACCTGGAAGGCAgctgcaagaaaagaaaaccccTTTCtgattttttcattcattcattccttcactcCTCCCTGAATGAAGCAGTCTGCTGAACATCATGTTCGTAAAATAAAGCTATCCATCACTTTGTGGGATCACTGACAGAAAATTGTGGCCACAGTTTATCTCACACTCAGAGGATAAATACAGTGTACCATATAATCTATAACCCAGATATCTGCTGGGAAACGGGCCTTGTAATGAGTGGACTTTGTTTCTGGTGagtttcagatttcattttacGGTTTTATTGACGGGTGATAAGAAAAACTTCATGGTCTTACAGCGGACAACGTCAGACTTGGCTGCATGTTAGGAGGCCGCAGAAACGCCGCCTGGTCTTTACGCCTGGACGAAAGGCTCCGGGCCCAATCAAAGCTTTTCACATCGAATGGGAAACCCAGATCACGACTGAGGCCTTCATGGGTTCACCGTCAGAGTTCTTTCATTGAGGAACAGTGTCCTCTAGTGGAAAACGGTTCTTTATCAGGTGTGATGTTTACAAACTGTACATCCTGTATGATACAATTTAAGAACTGACACCAGACTCAGAGTTCCTGCTCTTGATTATGTAAATTTCACATGAAGCAggattttgttttatgtggATGACCACAACAGAGCCGTCACGGCTGCCTGTGCCAAAACTTTGGGCAAGTTTTATAACGGCTGGTATGTTTCTTGTTTCAGTGGAACCTGCAAGTTATCTGACAGACCTCCTTCGACATTTAACACAATTACTACAAATTGAAGGAGGCCAACCACAATTTGCctgaaaaaattgaaaatgtgcTCTTCACATCCTTTTTGGTGAAGTGTGTATAAACTGCTGAGTTTGAGAAAACTCAGATTAGGAGCATGTGAGGCTGACACATTTAGAAGATGGTGTGTTTATGGTTTACCTACTTTCAGGTATGCACTGGCCCATCACAAACCGGAATCCATCACAGCATTTCCTCCTGAAAAGgtaaaagagcaaaacaaaaacagggacagtcACCAGAGGCTTGTGTTTCTATCATCAGTGTTTAATCATGAACAAATATTCAGGTTAGCTGAAGAACAAAACTCATCATCAAACATTATGTACACCTGCACAAACCTGCAGGAATCATGGAAAAATAGGTCAGTCAGGTGTTTCCTGCTCAGCTCCACAAAAGAGTTTGGATTTGTTGCACGAGGAGTCATGCTGTGTTAAATATAATTTACTTTAACGCTACGAGTAATCAAGAGGACACTGACAATCAAAGTTAACTCTCCAAAAATATGGGGTCATATTCATAGAAGCTTTCAGGAGGTCCTCATCCACAACGAAAAAGCTTTGCTTGATGAACTGCTGAAGAAGGACACTTAATCCTGGATTTAAGACCTGAATCTGTCCGCACACTAACTGTGAGTCCTTCAGAGTGTCTGCAGGTACGAACGAGCCCGGTTAATGTTCCACTAACTCAGAGGGGAGATCCTGCACCAACAACAGGCCTGCAAAACCCAACCGTCGCAGCAGGACATAAACTGAGAATGAATTACGTGCAATGAAAACACTTCTGTGGTCGTTTCTGCACCGCACACAGtttatataaatacaattaCTGCAAACACGTATGAGCTCCGAGAATTTCGCAGACGTGTGAAGGCTTCTGGACTGTTCCCTGATTTTCACTCCAACGGTTAACGTAAACATATGTGGAAGAGCAATTGCAGTTTAAGCATCACTTATTCTGATTTGTCTAATCTCTCCCTGGACGGTACTCCAACTCCGacccaaacaaacaatcagGACCTTTGAGTTAAAATGGGATTGTCTTTTTCGTCTTCCTTTGCACActctgattatttatttatttttttatttgttttttttttttaagtacaaaATTGTGCAATAGATACTGGGCAACATGTTAGCCCAACACTGATTTATGGTGTTTGGCCATGACAGCCGTCCAGCATTCCTACAACAATCCACCACATGTTACAGACATTACAGTTAGAAAAACAGGGAGGAAATAGCTCAGAAACTAGAGCAGCACTGCCACGCAACAAATATCCTGCACACAACCtgaacaaaaagaggaagagaaatgcAAAAGTCCTTTAAACTGCATGCTGTTGCCGGAGGGGCTGTAGCACGCTGCCGCACTCAGAGCCCCCTCAAGACAACAAGTTGCTTTTATTCTCCTCCAGCCTCCATGCAGTGTAACCCTAAATCACTCCTTCACCCCCCCGCCACCTCCTCCTGAATGAAAAATAACCTATAAAACAGTGAGGCTGGCCCAAACTGATGAGATCCAGATGAGAGCAGCTTTAATCTGCAGAGCGTTGAGAGGGACAGATCGTGGCGGGCACGGAGCTGAGGTGGAGACCGGAGGCCGGACACCGACACGATCGTCGTCAGTCCGAcaatcagtccatcagtccgtcGCCTCAGCTGGGGTAATGTGTTACAGATGCAAAGTCTGTCAAAATCTATACCTTTTTCATCAGGCTGGTGTAAAACAAGAGTGTTTTTCTGccattatcaaatcaaatctgtgaGGAAGATAATCAAACTTTAAGAAATAAGATTTCAACACGTTTCACATGCTGAGATAAACATGATTTGTTAATGGTAAGAAGAGAGcgtccagcagcaggtgttttACAGACTTCAGTGACATTAAGTCATTTCAGGGACGCCAACTGATTTCATGGCAacttcaataaaatctgcagtACAATCAGTGATTGTTGCTTAATTTGTTTTTGCCTGTTTATCTCAGTGTAGAGATTCAGTCTGATGCCAAAATAAATTCTCCGTTTGACTCTGATGTTATTGACATTATTTTCATGGTGCTGCTCCCGAGACAGAAAAATGGCTTGAGGTCAAGAGAATAGTTGACTTGTTTTGTGTTACTGgaaagtttgaaataaaatttctacaaaacaatcacaacaGTAAAATAAGTGAAGGTgaataaaaccaaaccaaaccaaacatgCCGGCAGGTGAGGCAACGATTTCCTTCACTTCTCAGGTGACTGTGTTTTATCTggtccctctttttttttcctcatgcaaATGTAAAGCAACTGTTCACTTTGGTTCCCAAAAGTAtgggagaaaatgtaaaaccaaaaaGTCAGGGATCACCCAGGTCAGAGGGAGTCATCCTCTGAGCACCATGAATGTGTCCACACTGAGACCTCCTTCATACGGAAACATCCACAGATATTAACAGATAACAGATTCTAAATAACAGAAAAGCCTCCACATCCACAGGCCGCCTGTCTGTCAGAGATGTagcagcctcagcagcagcagccccccaCCATGGACAGGATCTTTGTGGGGGGGCGAGCCAGCAGATGAcgatggaagaagaaatgagctgtatgtttttgttttggaatgaGAAAGTATGCTGGTCATGCTCGGTCAACATGACTctaaaacacacgcacacacacagtggagtaAAATGAgctgtgtctgtgcgtgtgtgtctgcgcgCACATCTGTTTCTTTTGCCAGTATGTGTAATAGTTTTAGAAGTTCTATTAGAGTTATCATAACGATTGAAAAAAATTCCCCAGGACAAACAAACTGTGTGCGGGCGTGTTCTTGTTTGTGACTCTGCAgcttgtgtgagtctgtgtgagtctgtgtgagtctgtgtgagggCTGGGATACCATCCACTAATTGGGTACAGCCTTTTAATGTCAGTCAGGCCTTATTAGTGAGAGCGATCCATGACGCCAGCAGACGCCGTCTCTCCCTTTTCTTGTCCTCTCTGTGCACTTTGCTCACTCGCCGTGCGTCCTTTCTGTGATTTGAAACATGTCCGTGTTCGTTCGGGCCGCTCGATCCGGCCTCTCGTTTTGCAGCGTTGCTCCGCCGGTTCACTAGTTGTTGACataatctctgtctctctgccttctCCTCAGCCTGACATGTTGTTGGCCTCGCTGCTGCCCTTCCTACATGAAACTGGACGAGCCGTCTgctttttccatctttatttcattcatgtggtattttttctgtcctcttcagGCTGACTGTGTTCAGGAGAGCTTTCACATCAAAGCAGTAAACTAGAATATCTGCATCCTGGATTTAGCATGTTGATTCTCAAAGAGCCCTTATTTGCTTCAGGACTGTCAAAcgataaatattttttaatcagattaatcGCAGGGTTGCTGTAGATTAATCACGATTATTCACCATTCCTGGATATGACTTAAGAATTTTCTCTGTATATTACTGGAAAAGAAGGAggataaaaatgtgaaacttttgttttttgaagagTTGCTCTTctcttttaattaaatatgGTTGGCTGATTGACTGATTGGAAAACATCACAGTTGATTTTTGGGCTGCATTAACAAAGTAAGGCAGTTCTCACTTCTCTCATGTATCTTGATTGGGAATcgaaatcaaatcaaaaatcacTTTGTGAAGTTGcgttttagatttatttcaaatccaaAGAAGTCTAACGGGCTGGAATGTCTCTTCAGAAATTTGGCTAAT
This window harbors:
- the LOC115041273 gene encoding collagen and calcium-binding EGF domain-containing protein 1-like: MGQIYAAALLPFGAVCVVLLWESAASSIRTTLEVDTSRADCPDSKILTVEYPCVRAGGKNSTCFRRKCCDGFRFVMGQCIPESVDVCAASPCEQQCTDNFGRVVCTCYPGYRFDRDRHRNHKSPYCLDIDECEHSGGIVCDHECVNTMGSFLCRCRSGFILAPDQHSCIPVHNLSSSGKSDTLMSSGTCSFTCQDFMNMKNSLLQLKLRMGNTQSPNQVPGLANSSDKPSLGRGGKSPDGPCLSGLPGPPGPPGVPGHPGEPGRRGDPGERGPPGPRGPRGDMGPMGPEPDHKHMKRGRRGPVGPPGAAGRDGVKGDRGPPGQRGPPGPPGSFDFLLLMMADIRNDIIELQEKVFGERRTISLEGPPQSSGEVDSVEWGSGQGELMLNT